In Aureibacillus halotolerans, a single genomic region encodes these proteins:
- the thrS gene encoding threonine--tRNA ligase yields MTTIQVTFPDGHAKEFPFGTTGEDIAASISPGLKKKALAISFDQEPYDLRRPLEKDGAIEIITPDTKAGQEILRHSSAHLLAQAVKRLYPEAKFGVGPVIENGFYYDIDLDTSLSLEDLPTIEKEMKKIVDENLLVVREEVTRAEALKTFEALGDELKVELLADIPEDQLITLYKQGEFVDLCRGVHVPSTSKLKVFKLMSISGAYWRGDSKNKMLQRIYGTAFEKKEELKLHLHYLEEAKERDHRKLGKELELFTVNQKIGQGLPVWLPKGATIRRTIERYIVDLEERLGYHHVYTPVLGSVELYKTSGHWDHYQDDMFPPMEMDNEALVLRPMNCPHHMMVYKNKMYSYRHLPVRIAELGTMHRHEMSGALAGLQRVRAMTLNDAHIFARPDQLKDEFIRVVQLVQEVYKDFGINDFHFRLSYRDPEDKEKYVDNDEMWEKAQALLKETMEEMDLPFVEAEGEAAFYGPKLDVQVKTALGKDETLSTVQLDFHLPERFDLTYVGEDGKDHRPVVIHRGVVSTMERFVAFLIEEYKGAFPTWLAPDQVTVIPVSNEAHYAYSRTVEEALKAAQIRVDIDDREEKLGYKIREAQTHKVPYMLVVGDNEMAQNAVNVRTYGSKDSDTMPLEAFVEKIKKEIADRVSS; encoded by the coding sequence GTGACTACAATTCAAGTGACATTTCCCGATGGACATGCAAAAGAGTTTCCATTTGGTACGACAGGTGAAGATATTGCAGCGAGCATTTCACCAGGATTAAAGAAGAAGGCATTGGCCATTTCGTTCGATCAAGAGCCTTATGACCTGCGCCGCCCTCTTGAAAAAGATGGAGCGATTGAGATTATTACACCTGACACAAAAGCGGGGCAGGAAATATTACGCCATTCAAGTGCGCATTTGCTCGCACAAGCCGTGAAGCGATTGTATCCTGAAGCGAAATTCGGTGTAGGTCCGGTCATTGAAAACGGCTTTTATTATGACATTGATTTAGATACGTCATTAAGCCTAGAAGATTTACCAACGATTGAAAAAGAAATGAAAAAAATCGTCGACGAAAACCTTCTTGTTGTTCGTGAAGAGGTTACACGAGCGGAGGCCCTAAAAACCTTTGAAGCGCTAGGGGACGAGCTGAAAGTAGAGTTGCTCGCAGATATCCCGGAGGACCAGTTGATTACGTTATACAAACAAGGTGAGTTTGTGGATTTGTGTAGAGGTGTTCATGTGCCGTCAACAAGCAAGCTAAAGGTCTTTAAGCTTATGTCAATCTCAGGTGCCTATTGGCGAGGGGACAGCAAAAATAAAATGCTTCAAAGAATTTACGGGACGGCCTTCGAGAAGAAGGAAGAGCTAAAGTTGCATCTTCATTATCTTGAAGAGGCGAAAGAGCGTGATCATCGTAAATTAGGCAAGGAGTTAGAGTTGTTCACGGTCAACCAGAAAATTGGTCAAGGGTTGCCGGTTTGGTTGCCAAAAGGAGCGACGATTCGCCGTACCATTGAACGTTATATTGTTGACCTAGAAGAACGCCTTGGCTACCACCATGTGTACACGCCTGTGCTTGGAAGCGTGGAGCTCTACAAAACGTCTGGACACTGGGATCACTATCAAGACGACATGTTTCCGCCAATGGAGATGGACAACGAAGCCCTTGTGCTCCGTCCGATGAATTGCCCACATCACATGATGGTGTACAAAAACAAAATGTATAGCTATCGTCATCTTCCAGTACGTATTGCAGAGCTTGGCACAATGCATCGCCACGAGATGTCCGGCGCCCTCGCAGGCCTGCAGCGAGTGCGTGCAATGACGTTAAATGATGCCCATATTTTTGCGCGTCCAGATCAGCTCAAGGATGAATTCATTCGTGTCGTCCAGCTTGTCCAAGAGGTGTACAAAGATTTTGGCATTAACGATTTTCACTTCCGTTTGTCTTATCGAGATCCAGAAGATAAAGAGAAGTACGTGGACAATGATGAAATGTGGGAGAAAGCACAAGCCCTTCTGAAGGAAACGATGGAGGAAATGGACTTGCCGTTTGTGGAAGCTGAAGGGGAAGCGGCCTTCTATGGACCAAAGCTTGATGTGCAAGTGAAAACAGCTCTAGGAAAAGATGAAACACTGTCCACGGTGCAGCTTGATTTCCATTTGCCAGAACGATTCGACCTCACTTATGTCGGCGAAGATGGCAAGGATCACCGTCCTGTTGTTATTCATCGAGGTGTCGTGTCAACAATGGAACGCTTTGTTGCCTTTTTAATTGAAGAGTACAAAGGCGCATTCCCAACGTGGCTTGCACCGGATCAGGTAACCGTTATTCCAGTGTCTAATGAAGCACATTACGCATACAGTCGAACTGTGGAAGAGGCTCTAAAAGCTGCTCAAATTCGCGTGGACATTGATGACCGTGAAGAAAAGCTAGGGTATAAAATTCGTGAAGCGCAAACGCATAAGGTGCCATATATGCTCGTTGTCGGGGATAATGAAATGGCGCAAAACGCAGTGAACGTGAGAACCTATGGCTCGAAAGATTCGGATACAATGCCATTAGAGGCGTTTGTTGAAAAAATTAAAAAAGAGATTGCAGACAGAGTCTCCTCTTAA
- the infC gene encoding translation initiation factor IF-3, with protein sequence MLPHALLAKTIVERKNVEVALISKEFIVNEAIRARELRVIGVNGDQIGVKSRQEALEMAQTANLDLVMMAAQAKPPVVRIMDFGKYRYEQQKKDKEARKNQKVILVKEVRLSPGIEDHDFNTKLRNARKFLGNGDKVKASIRFRGRAITHKELGQKVLDRLAEECKDLGTMEVRPKMEGRSMFILMAPVNEKQ encoded by the coding sequence ATGTTGCCGCATGCGCTGCTTGCTAAAACAATCGTTGAACGAAAAAACGTGGAGGTGGCTCTTATTAGTAAAGAGTTTATCGTCAATGAAGCCATTCGTGCCCGTGAACTACGTGTTATCGGGGTCAATGGCGATCAAATTGGAGTTAAATCAAGACAGGAAGCTCTTGAGATGGCGCAAACCGCTAATCTTGATCTTGTCATGATGGCCGCTCAAGCGAAACCACCAGTTGTCCGCATTATGGACTTTGGAAAGTATCGCTATGAGCAACAGAAGAAAGACAAAGAAGCTCGTAAAAACCAAAAAGTCATTTTGGTAAAAGAAGTACGTCTCAGTCCCGGTATTGAAGATCATGACTTTAACACCAAGCTTAGAAACGCTCGTAAGTTTTTAGGCAATGGCGATAAAGTAAAAGCGAGCATTCGTTTTCGTGGACGTGCCATCACGCACAAGGAATTGGGCCAAAAAGTGCTTGATCGTCTTGCAGAAGAATGCAAGGATCTTGGCACGATGGAAGTTCGTCCAAAGATGGAAGGCCGCAGCATGTTTATTTTAATGGCGCCTGTCAATGAGAAGCAGTAA
- the rpmI gene encoding 50S ribosomal protein L35 produces the protein MPKMKTHRGAAKRFKKTGSGKLKRSSAFTSHMFANKSQKAKRKLRKGGLVSPSDMKRIRQMLDNVK, from the coding sequence ATGCCAAAAATGAAAACCCACCGTGGCGCTGCAAAGCGTTTTAAAAAGACGGGAAGCGGAAAGCTTAAACGTTCTTCTGCGTTCACAAGCCATATGTTTGCGAACAAATCGCAAAAAGCAAAACGTAAGCTCAGAAAAGGCGGCTTAGTTAGCCCGTCTGACATGAAGCGTATTCGTCAAATGCTAGACAACGTGAAATAA
- the rplT gene encoding 50S ribosomal protein L20, producing the protein MPRVKGGTVTRRRRKKQLKLAKGYYGAKHSLFKVANQQVMKSLQYAYRDRRQRKRDFRKLWITRINAAARLNGLSYSRLMFGLKQAGINVNRKMLSEMAIHDEKGFAELAARAKENLS; encoded by the coding sequence ATGCCTAGAGTAAAAGGTGGGACGGTAACACGCCGTCGTCGTAAAAAACAGCTAAAATTAGCAAAAGGGTATTATGGAGCAAAACATTCACTTTTTAAAGTAGCCAACCAGCAAGTAATGAAATCCTTACAGTATGCGTACCGTGACCGTCGTCAACGTAAACGTGATTTCCGCAAACTTTGGATTACACGTATCAATGCTGCGGCTCGTTTGAACGGACTTTCTTACAGCCGTCTAATGTTTGGTCTTAAGCAAGCAGGAATCAACGTAAACCGTAAAATGCTTTCCGAAATGGCCATCCATGATGAAAAAGGCTTTGCTGAGCTTGCTGCTCGTGCAAAAGAGAATCTTTCGTAA
- a CDS encoding copper amine oxidase N-terminal domain-containing protein — protein MIKKLAVSYIMTMVLLIFASPVQAQEVHWVFSGDKNISGDENVIVINGRTLVGVRAIMDGLNFQTSWDKTEQTATFENKNRTVLVEADSKKASVNGDVVQLDVASVIKNGRMFVPLRFIGEASGYQVLYSKTLGLTAVSKNTAEGKSLRGVDFLKGSSILKDAEEGRLGPVSMKIEEQALASIVNQLGLPDGRDNGTPQSDHIPSLAYGDYRVNFLAKNPTKVDIVSNPFVNEIAVVFDEPVLLTDVVEAIGEQPDEVAHGMHRGKRYNLGEYTLYLRLEGDDKYVKRISLYPAYS, from the coding sequence ATGATAAAGAAATTAGCTGTCTCGTACATAATGACTATGGTGTTACTGATATTTGCGTCACCGGTGCAGGCTCAGGAGGTTCACTGGGTATTTTCAGGTGATAAAAATATTTCAGGAGACGAAAATGTTATTGTTATAAATGGAAGGACGTTGGTTGGTGTCAGGGCAATTATGGATGGGCTTAACTTTCAGACTTCTTGGGATAAGACTGAGCAGACGGCTACATTCGAAAATAAGAATCGTACAGTCCTCGTGGAAGCTGACTCGAAAAAAGCCAGCGTCAATGGCGATGTCGTGCAGCTTGACGTTGCATCGGTAATTAAGAACGGCAGAATGTTTGTGCCACTCCGTTTTATTGGTGAAGCATCGGGGTATCAAGTGCTCTACTCAAAGACGCTGGGCTTGACGGCGGTAAGTAAAAACACTGCAGAAGGGAAATCGCTCAGAGGCGTAGATTTTCTGAAAGGATCGAGCATTCTTAAAGATGCTGAGGAAGGGCGCCTTGGGCCAGTGTCCATGAAGATAGAAGAGCAGGCGCTGGCTTCGATTGTTAACCAGCTTGGCCTTCCCGACGGCAGGGATAACGGCACGCCACAATCGGATCATATACCGTCCCTTGCGTATGGGGATTACAGGGTGAATTTTCTTGCAAAGAACCCAACAAAGGTTGATATCGTCTCGAATCCATTCGTTAATGAGATAGCCGTCGTTTTTGATGAACCCGTACTATTAACAGACGTCGTCGAAGCCATTGGGGAGCAGCCTGACGAGGTCGCTCATGGCATGCATCGGGGAAAGCGTTACAATTTAGGTGAGTATACGTTATATTTAAGGCTTGAGGGGGACGATAAGTATGTTAAACGTATCAGCCTTTACCCGGCGTACTCTTGA
- a CDS encoding DUF1294 domain-containing protein, with the protein MELYIAGLWLVINMIAFALMGSDKRRAVRNKRRISERRLWLFAWLFGAVGAWAGMVQWRHKTKHASFRIGLPLLSVIQCGLLIVLYWSLLR; encoded by the coding sequence GTGGAACTGTATATTGCAGGACTGTGGCTGGTCATCAACATGATCGCTTTTGCTTTAATGGGAAGTGACAAACGCAGAGCTGTACGAAATAAACGCCGGATCTCGGAACGGCGACTTTGGCTCTTCGCTTGGTTGTTTGGAGCTGTTGGCGCCTGGGCTGGCATGGTGCAGTGGCGTCATAAAACCAAACATGCTTCGTTTCGTATCGGCTTGCCGCTTTTAAGTGTTATTCAGTGTGGGCTGCTTATCGTTTTGTACTGGTCTCTTCTTCGCTAG
- a CDS encoding TVP38/TMEM64 family protein: protein MQEWLEFASRWVESSGFFAPLLFIALHACRPLLFLPVPIVCLLGGMLFGFFTGTLLSLIGMWLVCEWFYWGVKSVPWIEKRFQGLQKKYAGHRQLTLQQITILRLLPFVHFHLMSLCVMKLSASASAYRRSSLYTIVPSAAFYTLCGKWLYQMSVPVFIVFAVILIGLAYSLRQRRSIVSWSEFFASPRVRSKE, encoded by the coding sequence GTGCAGGAATGGCTAGAATTTGCATCAAGATGGGTAGAATCCTCAGGCTTTTTTGCCCCACTGCTGTTCATTGCTTTGCATGCATGTCGCCCACTGCTTTTTTTGCCTGTGCCAATCGTTTGTTTGCTAGGCGGAATGCTATTTGGGTTTTTTACCGGAACGTTGCTCTCTCTTATCGGCATGTGGCTCGTTTGCGAGTGGTTTTATTGGGGAGTAAAAAGTGTGCCATGGATTGAAAAGCGATTTCAGGGGCTGCAAAAAAAATATGCCGGTCATCGTCAACTAACACTTCAGCAGATCACGATTTTACGTTTGTTGCCGTTCGTTCATTTTCACCTCATGTCCCTCTGCGTGATGAAGCTGAGTGCCAGTGCCTCAGCATACCGTCGCTCCTCCCTATACACCATTGTGCCATCTGCTGCGTTTTACACATTGTGTGGCAAATGGCTTTATCAAATGTCAGTCCCTGTATTCATTGTATTTGCTGTTATCCTAATTGGTCTCGCCTATTCGCTCCGTCAAAGGAGGAGCATTGTTTCGTGGAGTGAGTTTTTTGCTTCTCCACGCGTTCGTTCCAAAGAATAA
- a CDS encoding sigma-w pathway protein ysdB: MQWTLIVLLVLAMAIVAFSIRKYMQQPQRSFSKAQEEDGFFLLDSKDDPHLNLQLTYRGVDFEGKKSVGPSENSFEVVSVLLWSNHPDLLFGFTKDDFYFIEHEVLIHYPMAEIQWKSPVKELFTQ; the protein is encoded by the coding sequence ATGCAATGGACCTTGATCGTATTGCTCGTTTTAGCAATGGCTATTGTTGCTTTTAGCATTCGTAAATATATGCAACAGCCACAGCGGTCGTTTTCTAAAGCCCAAGAAGAGGATGGTTTTTTTCTATTGGATTCAAAAGATGACCCACACTTAAATTTGCAGCTTACCTATCGCGGTGTTGACTTCGAAGGCAAAAAAAGTGTCGGGCCATCCGAAAACTCCTTTGAAGTTGTGTCTGTTCTGCTTTGGTCAAATCACCCCGATCTTTTGTTTGGTTTTACAAAAGATGATTTTTATTTTATTGAACATGAAGTGCTCATCCATTACCCGATGGCCGAGATCCAATGGAAGTCCCCCGTCAAGGAGCTATTCACTCAATAA